From Hymenobacter sedentarius, a single genomic window includes:
- a CDS encoding transporter — protein sequence MRKTTLLAVAALLSSPGLTLAQNTPEENNPNVDAPFVRNIRADRPGQTITAQVLQPGRFQLEVGTLRTAPSLGPSMLSTGATLRVGFFNSMELRVTQPYFHNYRRLNPESGQMEAAPGWAPVVVGAKFMISPNYDTRTQVALLVESPIPNTGSEALAAKTLAPSARLLVSEQLGQRYGIEANFGFSQPGMKAADIEKGQFLGTLALNGAITNKTGFFVEAYGTGRSVLTSGTTAGLYWRPVPQARVDINAGRVLGGPASGTATLGAGLTFKLGQ from the coding sequence ATGCGAAAGACCACTCTGTTGGCCGTCGCTGCTCTGCTGAGCAGCCCCGGCCTCACCCTGGCCCAGAACACGCCGGAAGAAAACAACCCCAACGTTGATGCCCCTTTCGTGCGAAATATTCGCGCCGACCGCCCCGGGCAAACCATCACCGCGCAGGTGCTGCAGCCTGGCCGCTTTCAACTGGAAGTAGGCACGCTGCGGACGGCTCCCAGCCTGGGCCCGAGCATGTTGAGCACCGGCGCCACCCTCCGCGTGGGTTTCTTCAACAGCATGGAGCTGCGCGTAACCCAGCCGTACTTTCACAACTACCGCCGCCTCAACCCCGAATCGGGCCAAATGGAAGCGGCCCCGGGCTGGGCGCCGGTAGTAGTGGGGGCCAAGTTCATGATTTCGCCCAACTACGATACCCGCACCCAAGTGGCGCTGCTGGTGGAGTCGCCAATTCCGAATACCGGCAGCGAGGCCTTGGCGGCTAAGACCCTCGCCCCCAGCGCCCGGCTGCTCGTTAGCGAGCAACTTGGGCAGCGCTACGGCATCGAAGCAAACTTCGGCTTCAGCCAACCCGGCATGAAAGCGGCCGACATCGAGAAAGGCCAATTCCTGGGCACCTTGGCCCTGAATGGCGCCATTACCAATAAGACCGGTTTTTTCGTGGAGGCCTACGGCACCGGCCGCTCGGTGCTCACTTCCGGCACCACGGCGGGCCTGTACTGGCGCCCCGTACCGCAAGCTCGCGTAGATATCAATGCCGGCCGCGTGCTCGGCGGGCCGGCCAGCGGCACGGCTACCCTAGGCGCCGGCCTGACCTTTAAGCTGGGCCAATAA
- a CDS encoding M20/M25/M40 family metallo-hydrolase, whose protein sequence is MKAHLLTLALALTALTAPAQRRKAPKAAPATLLVSAVTVGRVLTTLAGDAMQGRGTGQPGGLKATQFLAGEFQRIGLQPLPGAAGFEQVFPVYSSRVAGLSATLNGTAIAADKLLLVSNQPTVEWTQQTPDLEVLTITTNGDFGQVLSKIRRPSQNLLVLLDPIHSADFKKLVDSRRQVRFRATEAGSPYSCVVLVTPTAPGLANNATAKSITFEVKGKTEQVVTELRNVVGMLPGRDTARAKEKVVFSGHYDHLGIIKPSAAGDSIANGADDDASGTTAVVALAEYFKLRNDNARPLIFTAFAAEEVGGFGARYFSQQLAPEQVVAMFNIEMIGKEAKFGPNTAFITGFDKSDFGQLLQANLTGSKFRFEPDPYPEQNLFYRSDNATLAKLGVPAHTISSDQIPDDKLYHSVDDEVESLNLPNMTAIIQAIAQSASGIVAGQQTPTRIAPEPAASK, encoded by the coding sequence ATGAAAGCACACCTGCTCACTTTGGCGCTGGCGCTCACGGCTCTCACCGCCCCCGCCCAACGGCGCAAAGCCCCAAAAGCCGCCCCTGCGACGCTGCTGGTTTCGGCGGTCACGGTAGGGCGGGTGCTCACCACCTTGGCTGGCGACGCCATGCAGGGCCGGGGCACCGGCCAGCCGGGCGGGCTAAAGGCAACTCAATTTCTGGCGGGCGAATTTCAGCGCATTGGGCTGCAGCCGTTGCCGGGCGCTGCGGGATTCGAGCAGGTGTTTCCGGTATATAGTTCGCGGGTGGCCGGGCTGAGCGCGACGCTGAACGGGACCGCCATCGCGGCAGACAAGCTGCTGCTTGTCAGCAACCAACCCACTGTGGAGTGGACCCAGCAAACGCCTGACTTGGAGGTGCTCACCATTACGACCAACGGCGATTTTGGGCAGGTGTTGAGCAAAATCCGGCGGCCCAGCCAGAACCTGCTGGTGCTGCTAGACCCCATCCACAGCGCCGACTTCAAGAAGCTGGTGGATAGCCGGCGGCAAGTGCGGTTTCGGGCTACGGAGGCGGGCAGCCCGTATTCCTGCGTGGTGCTCGTTACGCCCACCGCCCCGGGCCTGGCCAACAACGCCACGGCCAAGAGCATCACGTTTGAAGTGAAGGGCAAGACCGAGCAGGTGGTTACCGAACTGCGCAACGTGGTGGGCATGCTGCCCGGGCGCGACACGGCGCGGGCCAAAGAAAAAGTGGTGTTTTCGGGCCATTATGACCACCTGGGCATCATCAAGCCCTCCGCCGCTGGCGATTCCATTGCCAATGGAGCCGACGACGACGCCAGCGGGACCACCGCGGTAGTGGCGCTGGCGGAGTATTTCAAGCTGAGAAACGACAATGCCCGGCCGCTCATTTTCACGGCGTTTGCGGCCGAGGAAGTGGGCGGGTTTGGGGCCCGCTACTTCTCCCAGCAGCTCGCCCCGGAGCAGGTGGTGGCCATGTTCAACATTGAGATGATTGGCAAAGAGGCCAAGTTTGGGCCCAACACCGCTTTCATCACGGGTTTCGACAAGTCGGACTTTGGCCAGCTGCTGCAAGCCAACCTAACGGGCAGCAAGTTCCGCTTCGAGCCCGACCCGTACCCCGAGCAAAACCTGTTTTACCGCTCCGACAACGCTACCCTGGCTAAGCTTGGGGTGCCGGCCCACACCATCAGCAGCGACCAGATTCCCGACGACAAGCTGTACCATTCGGTCGACGACGAGGTAGAAAGCCTGAACCTGCCCAACATGACGGCCATCATCCAGGCCATTGCGCAGAGCGCCAGCGGCATCGTGGCCGGCCAGCAAACACCCACGCGCATTGCCCCCGAGCCTGCCGCCAGCAAGTAG
- a CDS encoding leucine-rich repeat-containing protein kinase family protein, with product MHTLEQLRAGKLAGIQRLDMAAGLTEFPREIFDLADTLEVLNLSGNALTELPDDLGRLHKLRVLFCSDNRFTTVPKVLGQCPQLSMVGFKANQIRTLPAAALTPALRWLILTDNQLTELPEEIGDCLQMQKLMLAGNQLRQLPESLSRCTQLELLRIAANQLTTLPAWLLAMPRLTWLAYAGNPFCERAETAAVAQHPIATIAWAELAIEQQLGEGASGVIYRAQWQKAGAATAEVAVKLFKGALTSDGLPHSEMAACISAGAHPNLIAVEGKVAQHPAKAEGLVLELISPAFQNLAGPPSLASCTRDVYAADASFTLETALRLATGIAAAAAQLHANGILHGDLYAHNILTTDTGDALLGDFGAACFFLPDEPDTARSLQQLEARAFGCLLEELLERCPVSEATPKPLEALWNLQRQCVQPTVAARPVFSEIHRSLLQVQQLAAQIPAGSSQLS from the coding sequence ATGCACACCCTTGAACAACTGCGCGCCGGGAAGCTGGCCGGCATTCAGCGGCTCGATATGGCCGCGGGCTTGACGGAGTTTCCTCGCGAGATATTCGACCTTGCCGACACGCTTGAAGTACTGAACCTCTCGGGCAACGCCCTGACCGAACTGCCCGACGACCTGGGCCGTCTGCACAAGCTGCGCGTGCTGTTTTGCTCCGACAACCGCTTTACCACCGTGCCCAAGGTGTTGGGGCAATGCCCGCAACTGAGCATGGTCGGCTTCAAGGCCAACCAAATCCGTACCCTGCCGGCCGCAGCCCTCACGCCGGCCCTGCGCTGGTTGATTCTTACTGACAACCAGCTCACCGAACTGCCCGAGGAGATTGGGGATTGTCTGCAAATGCAAAAGCTGATGCTGGCCGGCAACCAACTGCGGCAACTGCCCGAGAGCCTGAGCCGCTGCACGCAGCTGGAGCTGCTCCGCATTGCGGCCAACCAGCTCACAACCCTGCCCGCCTGGCTGCTGGCAATGCCGCGCCTGACCTGGCTGGCCTATGCCGGCAACCCGTTTTGCGAGCGGGCCGAAACGGCAGCCGTGGCCCAGCACCCCATCGCCACCATCGCTTGGGCGGAACTGGCCATCGAGCAGCAGCTGGGCGAAGGGGCTTCGGGCGTGATTTACCGAGCGCAGTGGCAGAAAGCGGGCGCCGCTACCGCTGAGGTTGCCGTCAAGCTATTCAAAGGTGCCCTGACCAGCGACGGCCTGCCGCACAGCGAAATGGCGGCCTGCATCAGCGCTGGCGCGCACCCCAACCTGATTGCCGTGGAAGGCAAGGTAGCTCAACATCCTGCCAAAGCCGAAGGGCTGGTACTTGAGCTGATTAGTCCCGCTTTTCAGAACCTGGCGGGCCCGCCCAGCCTGGCTTCCTGCACGCGCGACGTGTATGCGGCCGACGCTTCTTTCACCCTGGAAACGGCCCTGCGGCTGGCCACCGGAATAGCCGCCGCGGCCGCCCAGCTCCACGCCAACGGCATTCTGCACGGCGACTTATACGCTCACAACATTCTAACCACTGACACGGGCGACGCGCTATTAGGCGATTTTGGGGCGGCTTGCTTTTTCTTGCCCGATGAGCCCGACACGGCCCGCAGCCTGCAGCAGCTAGAAGCACGGGCCTTCGGGTGCCTGCTGGAAGAATTACTGGAGCGCTGCCCGGTTTCGGAGGCCACGCCAAAGCCTCTTGAGGCCCTCTGGAACTTGCAGCGGCAATGCGTGCAGCCCACCGTGGCTGCCCGGCCCGTGTTCAGCGAAATTCACCGCTCGCTCTTGCAAGTGCAGCAGTTGGCTGCCCAAATACCAGCCGGTAGCAGTCAGTTGAGCTAA
- a CDS encoding alpha/beta hydrolase: MKITCFFLVPGLVLLAASRLLAQQTFPLYSGTIPDSKPSEVQETSITLANGGVRISNVVQPNLTAFLPAPGTANGTAVIICPGGGYTRLSIDSEGYDVAKRLNEMGVTAFVLKYRLPNDQSQPDKTMAPLLDAQQALRLVRQQAAKYSLNPERIGLVGFSAGGHLAAWAGTQFAKPVGPNPGPVSVRPAFLVLMYPVISFSDSLRHPGSRDNLLGKTPTGGQVRQYSNELQVTTQTPPTFLVHAQDDKTVPVNNSIVFYQACLRHGVPAEMHLYPHGGHGFGLHNKTTKDDWTEHLKNWLDANGWLTK; encoded by the coding sequence ATGAAAATAACCTGCTTTTTCCTCGTTCCTGGCCTCGTGCTGCTGGCTGCCAGCCGCTTGCTGGCCCAGCAAACCTTCCCGCTTTACTCCGGCACCATCCCCGATTCCAAGCCCAGCGAGGTCCAGGAAACGAGCATTACGTTGGCCAACGGCGGGGTGCGCATCTCCAACGTGGTGCAGCCCAACTTAACGGCCTTTTTGCCCGCGCCCGGCACTGCCAACGGCACGGCCGTCATCATTTGCCCCGGCGGCGGCTACACGCGCCTTTCCATCGACAGCGAGGGGTACGACGTGGCCAAGCGGCTCAACGAAATGGGGGTGACGGCCTTCGTGCTGAAATACCGTCTGCCCAACGACCAGAGCCAGCCCGACAAGACCATGGCGCCCTTGCTCGATGCCCAGCAGGCCCTACGCCTCGTGCGCCAGCAAGCCGCCAAGTATAGCCTCAACCCCGAGCGCATTGGCCTGGTGGGCTTTTCGGCCGGTGGTCACCTGGCCGCCTGGGCCGGAACGCAGTTTGCGAAGCCCGTGGGCCCCAATCCCGGCCCCGTTTCGGTGCGGCCCGCCTTCCTAGTGCTGATGTACCCGGTTATCAGCTTCAGCGACAGCCTGCGCCACCCCGGCTCCCGCGACAACCTGCTGGGCAAAACCCCTACGGGGGGGCAGGTGCGCCAGTATTCCAACGAGTTGCAGGTGACGACCCAAACGCCGCCCACCTTCCTGGTACATGCCCAGGACGACAAGACGGTGCCCGTCAACAACAGCATCGTATTCTACCAGGCCTGCCTGCGCCACGGCGTGCCCGCCGAAATGCACCTGTACCCCCACGGCGGCCACGGCTTCGGCCTGCACAACAAAACCACCAAAGACGACTGGACCGAGCACCTTAAAAACTGGCTCGACGCCAACGGGTGGCTCACGAAATAA
- a CDS encoding pyruvate carboxylase, with translation MNITKLLVANRGEIAIRVMRAATELNIPTVAVYTYEDRYSLHRYKADEAYQIGRDDEPLKPYLDIEGLLRVAKENGANAIHPGYGFLSENATLSRRCAEEGIVFVGPRPEVMEALGDKVRAKEVAQRCQVPQIESSEADLVDFETARTEANRIGYPVMLKAASGGGGRGMRIIRDDEQLEKGFFEARNEAMNAFGDDTVFLEKFVERPKHIEVQLVGDHHGHLVHLYERDCSVQRRFQKVVEVAPAMNLPDHQRHLLYEYALRIGRAVGYDNVGTVEFLVNPEQDRIYFIEVNPRIQVEHTVTEMITGVDLIKTQIYIAAGYQLNDPEIGLGPDVVPLRAGFAIQCRITTENPEKDFKPDYGTIVAYRAAGGFGIRLDEGSVYQGVVVSPFFDSMLVKVSAHAPTLQGAAQKMLRSLDEFRVRGVQTNIQFLKNIVGNAEFQAGQANVDFIKDHPELFKFETRQDRATRLLGFIGEVVVNGNPDVKNLLDPRANPRRPRLPQFDHAAPAPGTKQKLHELGPEGFAQWLRADPLVHYTDTTLRDAHQSLLATRMRTWDMLKVAGAYAQQHPQTFSLEVWGGATFDVALRFLREDPWERLAKLREAIPNILLQMLIRGANGVGYKAYPDNLTERFVQQAAETGVDVFRIFDSLNWLKGMEACIGFVRNKTDRLAEACICYTGDILDPSRTKYTLDYYLKLAKQLEDAGAHILCIKDMAGLLKPYAATELIQGLRDTVKLPIHLHTHDTSSLQAATYAKAVEAGVNVIDVALGSLSGLTSQPNFNSVVEMLRHTPRHREFNQQSLNEFSNYWEAVREMYYPFESGLKAGTSEVFQHEIPGGQYSNLRPQAASLGLLDKFEEVKQRFADVNDLFGDIVKVTPSSKVVGDMALFMVSNNLTPQDVMEKGETLNFPESVRELFRGDIGQPEGGWPAELQKLILKNETPFTDRPNEHLAPIDFDKEWAAFQEKFPGGKFTDMLSSLLYPKVFEEYWAHRLKFGDVSKVPTSVFFYGLKPGEETIIEIARGKSVIVRVESVGTLNEEGYRTIFFTLNGQTRNLQVRDQSVAVTKVSNAKADKANPHQVGAPLQGMLSKVLVKPGQSAPKNTPLFVIEAMKMETTITAPQDVVVDSIVLPEGSRVQADDLVLTLG, from the coding sequence ATGAACATAACCAAACTCCTGGTCGCCAACCGTGGCGAAATTGCCATTCGCGTGATGCGCGCCGCCACCGAGCTCAACATCCCCACGGTAGCCGTTTATACCTACGAAGACCGGTACTCGCTGCACCGCTACAAGGCCGACGAAGCCTACCAGATAGGCCGCGACGACGAGCCGCTGAAGCCCTACCTCGACATCGAAGGCCTGCTGCGGGTGGCCAAGGAGAACGGGGCCAACGCCATTCACCCGGGCTACGGCTTTCTGAGCGAAAACGCCACGCTCTCGCGCCGCTGCGCCGAGGAAGGCATCGTTTTCGTCGGTCCCCGGCCCGAGGTAATGGAAGCCCTCGGCGACAAGGTGCGGGCAAAGGAAGTAGCCCAACGCTGCCAGGTGCCCCAGATTGAAAGCAGCGAGGCCGACCTAGTCGATTTCGAAACCGCCAGAACCGAGGCCAACCGCATTGGCTACCCCGTGATGCTGAAGGCGGCCAGCGGCGGCGGCGGGCGCGGCATGCGCATCATCCGCGACGACGAGCAGCTGGAAAAAGGCTTTTTTGAGGCCCGCAACGAGGCCATGAATGCCTTCGGCGACGACACCGTGTTCCTGGAAAAATTCGTGGAGCGGCCCAAGCACATCGAGGTGCAGTTGGTGGGTGACCACCACGGCCACCTCGTGCACCTCTACGAGCGCGACTGCTCGGTGCAGCGCCGCTTCCAGAAAGTGGTGGAAGTGGCCCCGGCCATGAACCTACCCGACCACCAGCGCCACCTCCTATACGAGTACGCCCTGCGCATCGGGCGGGCCGTGGGCTACGACAACGTGGGCACCGTGGAGTTCCTGGTGAACCCCGAGCAGGACCGGATATACTTCATCGAAGTGAACCCCCGCATCCAGGTGGAGCACACCGTAACGGAGATGATTACGGGCGTGGACCTGATTAAAACCCAGATTTATATCGCCGCCGGCTACCAGCTCAACGACCCCGAAATTGGGCTGGGCCCCGACGTGGTGCCGCTGCGGGCGGGCTTCGCCATCCAGTGCCGCATCACCACCGAAAACCCCGAAAAGGACTTCAAGCCCGACTACGGCACCATCGTGGCTTATCGGGCGGCCGGCGGCTTCGGCATCCGGCTCGACGAGGGCTCGGTGTACCAGGGCGTGGTGGTGTCGCCGTTTTTCGATTCGATGCTGGTAAAGGTGTCGGCCCATGCGCCCACGCTGCAGGGCGCGGCCCAGAAAATGCTGCGCAGCCTCGACGAATTCCGGGTGCGCGGCGTTCAAACCAACATCCAGTTCCTGAAGAATATTGTTGGCAACGCGGAGTTTCAGGCCGGCCAGGCCAACGTTGATTTTATCAAGGACCACCCCGAGCTGTTCAAGTTTGAGACCCGCCAAGACCGGGCCACGCGCCTGCTCGGCTTCATTGGCGAAGTGGTGGTGAACGGCAACCCCGACGTGAAAAACCTGCTCGACCCGCGCGCCAACCCGCGCCGGCCGCGCCTCCCGCAGTTCGACCACGCGGCGCCCGCGCCCGGCACCAAGCAGAAGCTGCACGAGCTGGGCCCAGAAGGCTTTGCCCAGTGGCTGCGCGCCGACCCCCTGGTGCACTACACCGACACCACCCTGCGCGACGCCCACCAAAGCCTGCTGGCCACCCGCATGCGCACCTGGGACATGCTGAAAGTGGCCGGCGCCTACGCCCAGCAGCACCCCCAAACCTTCTCCCTGGAAGTCTGGGGCGGCGCCACCTTCGACGTGGCTCTGCGCTTCCTGCGCGAAGACCCGTGGGAGCGGCTGGCCAAGCTGCGCGAAGCCATCCCCAACATTCTGCTGCAAATGCTCATCCGCGGGGCCAACGGCGTGGGCTACAAGGCCTACCCGGACAACCTGACCGAGCGGTTTGTGCAGCAGGCCGCCGAAACTGGCGTCGATGTATTCCGCATTTTCGATTCCCTGAACTGGCTCAAGGGCATGGAGGCGTGCATCGGCTTCGTGCGCAACAAAACCGACCGGCTGGCCGAAGCCTGCATCTGCTACACCGGCGACATTCTCGACCCCAGCCGCACCAAGTACACGCTCGACTATTACCTGAAGCTGGCCAAGCAGCTCGAAGATGCCGGCGCGCACATCCTCTGCATCAAGGACATGGCCGGCCTGCTCAAGCCCTACGCCGCCACAGAGCTGATACAGGGCCTGCGCGACACCGTGAAGCTGCCAATTCACCTGCATACTCACGACACGTCGTCGCTGCAGGCGGCTACCTACGCCAAGGCCGTGGAAGCCGGCGTCAACGTTATCGACGTGGCGCTTGGCTCCTTATCGGGCCTCACTTCGCAGCCCAATTTCAACTCGGTGGTAGAAATGCTGCGCCACACGCCGCGCCACCGCGAGTTCAACCAGCAGTCGTTAAACGAGTTCAGCAACTACTGGGAAGCGGTGCGCGAAATGTACTATCCTTTCGAGTCGGGCCTGAAAGCAGGCACCTCGGAGGTGTTCCAGCACGAGATTCCGGGCGGGCAGTACTCCAACCTGCGCCCGCAGGCGGCCTCGCTGGGCCTGCTCGACAAGTTTGAAGAAGTGAAGCAGCGCTTTGCCGACGTGAACGACTTGTTTGGCGACATTGTGAAGGTGACGCCGAGCAGCAAAGTGGTGGGCGACATGGCCTTGTTCATGGTGAGCAACAACCTCACGCCTCAAGACGTGATGGAAAAAGGCGAAACCCTGAACTTCCCCGAATCGGTGCGCGAGCTGTTTCGCGGCGACATTGGGCAGCCCGAGGGAGGCTGGCCCGCCGAGCTGCAGAAGCTCATTCTCAAAAACGAGACGCCGTTTACCGACCGGCCCAACGAGCACTTGGCACCCATCGACTTTGATAAGGAGTGGGCAGCATTTCAGGAGAAGTTTCCGGGCGGGAAGTTCACCGACATGCTCTCGTCGCTGCTGTATCCCAAGGTGTTCGAGGAATACTGGGCGCACCGCCTGAAGTTCGGCGACGTGAGCAAAGTGCCCACGTCGGTATTCTTCTACGGCCTCAAGCCGGGCGAGGAAACCATCATCGAAATAGCCCGGGGCAAGTCGGTAATTGTGCGTGTCGAGTCGGTGGGCACGCTCAACGAGGAAGGCTACCGCACCATTTTCTTCACCCTCAACGGCCAGACCCGCAACCTACAAGTGCGCGACCAGTCAGTGGCCGTCACCAAGGTCAGCAACGCCAAAGCCGACAAGGCCAATCCGCACCAGGTGGGCGCGCCGCTGCAAGGCATGTTGAGCAAGGTGCTGGTGAAGCCCGGCCAGTCCGCGCCCAAAAACACGCCGCTCTTCGTCATCGAAGCCATGAAGATGGAAACCACCATCACTGCGCCGCAGGATGTGGTGGTCGACAGCATTGTGCTGCCCGAAGGCAGCCGCGTGCAAGCCGACGACTTGGTGCTGACGTTGGGCTGA